The genomic region TTTTGAAGGTGGGGAAATCTTGGAGCCAATAACAAACAGGTAAAATATAGCGAATTGGGCTTGTGACGAGGTGTTAGATGCTCGATGTAATGACAAATCTAGCGTTCTCCGTGTATTCGAAGAAAAGCGAATATGCCTTGTTGATTGGGTCCGGGGTCTCTCAGTCGGCTGGTATCCTTACGGGCTGGGGCATCACTTTGGACTTGATTCGTCGTGTGGCCATTCAAGATAAAACGGACTGCGGAACCGATCCTGCCGATTGGTGGGAAAGGAAAACGGGTGAGGAAGCAAATTACTCAAAAGTACTTGAATATCTTAGCCGTACCCGTCATGGTCGTCAATCAATACTCAAAGAATACTTCGAGCCAACAGAACAGGAAAGAGAACAAGGTCGAAAAGTGCCTCAACTCGCTCACAGGGCGATTGCTAGGTTGGCTTCAATGGGGCATGTTCGCGTCATCATAACGACGAACTTTGATAGACTAATTGAGAAGGCATTAGAAGAACTCAATATAAATCCAATTGTTATAAGCACCGTCGCAGCAGCATCAGGGGCTGTTCACTTTGGGGCACAGGAGTGCTATGTCATTAAACCGAATGGCGACTACATGGACAGCCGTATTAAGAACACGGACGAGGAGCTTAGAAAGTATTCAGCGGGTATGAAGCGCCAGTTGGGGCGGGTTCTTAATGAGTACAACCTTATAGTGTGCGGTTGGTCGTCAACGTATGATGAGGCATTACGCGAAGCGTTTCAACGTAGGGGACATACGCGATTTGACACTTTCTGGACAAAAGTTAATGGGATTACGTCTGAAGCTGAGCAGTTGGTGAGACAGACTGGTGCCATCATCACCAATCCCACTGGAGCCGACGATTTCTTCGTCTCCCTTGCGGATAGGGTTGAGGCGTTAACAACCTATGAAGCCCGTCACCCCATTACAACACCAATGGCTGTTGCCATGTTGAAGCGCCAGTTAGGTGCAGGCGGGGATACGGTAATAGCGCACGACTTAGTGATTCAGGAAACGGAACGAGTGAGGGAATTAGTATCTCGTGAGCGTTTTCCGATAGATGAGGAACATGCAACAGAATTTAATCCCAGGGAAGAAGCGGAATACCTGGCGAAATGTCAACAGCGTAAAGTTGAATACCGGAAAATATGTGATACGCTAATTGCCCTTGTGAGCACGGGTTGCTATCATGGGACAGCCGAAAAGGCGCGTATATGGCAAGAGTGTCTTGATAGGCTGGCGGCGTTGTCTGAATCTACAGGCAACCCACAAAATGCTTTAAGACAACTTGAGTTATATCCTGCTCTCCTCATTTTGTACGCAGGCGGAATAGCCGCTATGGCTGCGGACAGATATGATAATCTTGCGGCGTTAATGCTTAACACCCTCTGCCATCGTGATGATCAAGATTTGCCTCTCATCAAATGGGTAAATCCAAAGAATATAGGGCTACCGCTATTATCCGGACCTCATGCGGGCAGGCGATACATGCTAGTATCTGAGAGCAGTGATTTACATAATGTTCTACGGGAAGCCCTACGACATATACTGCCTAATGATGCGCGCTACAGTTTTTACTTTGATCAATTTGAATACCTTCTAGGGATTACCCATGCTGATCTATTATTCAAGACGATTTCGGAAAATACACCAACTACAGGAATATTTGTCGGTCGCTTTATTCTGGAGGAACCGCCTGATCGTACAAGGAATAGGTTCTGGGATGCCTTCAATCGGGAATATAAAAATTCGGCGATGTTAAAGGCAAACTTCTTCAAAGGTGATATCAAGAGACTTCAAGCAATAAATAATCCTTACGATAATGTAGTCTATCGCCTCATCCAAAAAACCTTCTGAATTTACCAGACGCCCACCAACCAAT from bacterium harbors:
- a CDS encoding SIR2 family protein, giving the protein MLDVMTNLAFSVYSKKSEYALLIGSGVSQSAGILTGWGITLDLIRRVAIQDKTDCGTDPADWWERKTGEEANYSKVLEYLSRTRHGRQSILKEYFEPTEQEREQGRKVPQLAHRAIARLASMGHVRVIITTNFDRLIEKALEELNINPIVISTVAAASGAVHFGAQECYVIKPNGDYMDSRIKNTDEELRKYSAGMKRQLGRVLNEYNLIVCGWSSTYDEALREAFQRRGHTRFDTFWTKVNGITSEAEQLVRQTGAIITNPTGADDFFVSLADRVEALTTYEARHPITTPMAVAMLKRQLGAGGDTVIAHDLVIQETERVRELVSRERFPIDEEHATEFNPREEAEYLAKCQQRKVEYRKICDTLIALVSTGCYHGTAEKARIWQECLDRLAALSESTGNPQNALRQLELYPALLILYAGGIAAMAADRYDNLAALMLNTLCHRDDQDLPLIKWVNPKNIGLPLLSGPHAGRRYMLVSESSDLHNVLREALRHILPNDARYSFYFDQFEYLLGITHADLLFKTISENTPTTGIFVGRFILEEPPDRTRNRFWDAFNREYKNSAMLKANFFKGDIKRLQAINNPYDNVVYRLIQKTF